In Paenibacillus xylanilyticus, the genomic window ACTGAACTTGATACCGGGGAAGAAGTATACAAGGAAGATAAGGATCTGAAGTCGATTCTGGAGCATTTGCTGCCACGCCGATTCTAGTCCATAAGGAATGTAATAAGAGAGGATAAGTTTCTGCAGCCTTCATTTGCTCTTGGTCATAATAAAAAAAGGCCCCACCTCTAGGGTGAGACCTTTCATGTCGGAGCGGTTTCCTTACATAAAAAGGGTCTGAACAGGAGTAAACCTGTTGATTATGCGGGAGCGCCGCTGCCTTCTGCCTCCAGCTCTGAAGTACAGTGTGAACAGCGGGTCGCTGCAGCCGGTATTTCGGATAGACAGTACTTGCAAGCCTTGGTTGTTTTTTTCGGCTCGGGCTTTTTGTGCTCTTTGCTTTTAATATAATTGACGCCCTTGACGAGCATGAAAATGCAAAATGCAACAATGAGGAAATCAATGAGGATGTTGATAAATTGCCCGTAGGCGATGACTGTAGCGCCTGCCTCATTGGCTTGAGCCAATGTTGTAATTTCCTGACCGCTCGCAGTAGTCATATCCCGATCGAGATTAATGATTTTCTGACTGAAATCAATGCCTCCAAGCAGCTTTCCGACAGGGGGCATGATGATATCATTCACGAGGGATGTGACGATTTTACCAAAAGCAGCCCCGATGATGACACCGACTGCCAGGTCAATCACGTTGCCGCGTACGGCGAATTCCTTAAATTCCTTAAGTATGCCTTTCATCTCTGCAATCTCCTTTAACCAATAAATTCATAGTGTAGGCCGCGCATCCGTTATCATATTGTACAAAAAAAACACGCTCCAATCACCCCCTGTCTACAGATTAAGACATGTTTTCACAATTTCCATGAAAATACTTCTTTATTTCACGCCGCTGATTCGGTATACTTCTAACATTGTCAGTTACGTTTACACTTTTATATTCAGGTTCGCGATCATATATTGTAACGAATCTTGGAGTCAAAAATGAATTGAATATGCCGTTACTCGTATATGTGCAGGAATAGGCCTGCATGTCTCTACCCGATCACCGGAATGATCGGACTACGGGAAAGATCTGCATGATCGCTATGGTTGGGCAACCTCTTCAGTTAGTGACAAAAGAAGATGTAAGCCTAGGGTGGTTCCCCATATGGATGTTCATTATATCCATGCGCACATGCAGCATTTTATACGGCTTGTCCTGATAAGTACAAGTCCGTCTTTTCCCGTCTCCGGTTTTTCCGCAGCGTGTGAAAAGGCGGGCTTTTTGCTTTTTATCGTCGGAGATGGACATGCTGGCTGCCTGTATAGAGGGCAC contains:
- the mscL gene encoding large conductance mechanosensitive channel protein MscL, coding for MKGILKEFKEFAVRGNVIDLAVGVIIGAAFGKIVTSLVNDIIMPPVGKLLGGIDFSQKIINLDRDMTTASGQEITTLAQANEAGATVIAYGQFINILIDFLIVAFCIFMLVKGVNYIKSKEHKKPEPKKTTKACKYCLSEIPAAATRCSHCTSELEAEGSGAPA